The Pocillopora verrucosa isolate sample1 chromosome 2, ASM3666991v2, whole genome shotgun sequence genome has a segment encoding these proteins:
- the LOC131780617 gene encoding uncharacterized protein yields MAKSRQRQKFDRPLISKEEIQSPTTNIGDTNIDRTKWVMNLSDRPLSDSERSVLMKGLNFSVTPSKIPVDEIVTATELASDTGRTTVILNKQDYHNKVKALLDDTNTYEKLTSDPTRAIKNKLIQTLKEWRKEERIPNYLYNQLYPTAENVPKFYGLPKIHKKDVPLRPIVSSIGSVMYDTAKFLAKIMKPLVGLNSHHIVNSEDFVNKIAELEVPPGQKLVSYDVSSHCLPAFRSMKPFQLSEPNWEFTSEQEKDGRIPFLDTCVSINQDGSTKISVYRKPTHTDQYLNFQSNHHLQHKRAVVNTLMLRAQTLVTENEDRTRETQHVKQALKMNNYPEWMLTIPHPKSTTEDTEEPQNEKKIYASTPYIKGISERLQRAFKSHDVTLIHKPVNSLRSQLVRVKDTTVNLKKCGTVYQIHCEKCNKEYVGETARALEIRVKEHQSRSSSAVHEHCRLEGHSVDPNKTKVLSTEVNTFKRRIKEAIQIKLTKPALNRDNGYELAAIYDTILTPKRR; encoded by the exons ATGGCAAAGAGCCGCCAGAGGCAAAAGTTTGACCGCCCACTGATCAGTAAAGAAGAAATTCAGTCACCGACGACAAACATTGGAGATACCAACATTGATCGGACAAAGTGGGTTATGAATCTCTCTGACCGCCCTCTTTCCGACAGTGAACGCTCGGTTCTCATGAAAGGTCTGAATTTTAGCGTAACTCCATCAAAGATTCCAGTTGATGAGATCGTGACAGCCACTGAACTGGCCT CGGACACAGGGCGCACTACGGTAATCCTAAACAAACAAGATTATCACAACAAGGTGAAGGCTCTCCTAGACGATACCAATACGTATGAAAAATTAACATCTGACCCAACCAGAGCCATCAAAAACAAACTCATTCAAACCTTGAAGGAGTGGCGCAAAGAAGAGAGAATCCCTAATTATCTTTACAATCAACTGTACCCCACAGCAGAGAATGTCCCAAAGTTCTACGGGCTACCCAAGATTCACAAGAAAGACGTACCGCTACGGCCAATAGTTTCGAGCATTGGTAGCGTGATGTACGACACTGCCAAGTTCCTTGCTAAGATTATGAAACCTCTTGTTGGCCTCAACAGTCATCACATCGTTAACAGTGAAGACTTTGTCAACAAGATTGCAGAACTTGAAGTACCCCCTGGACAGAAACTCGTTTCATACGATGTTTCCTCTCACTGTTTACCAGCATTCCGATCAATGAAGCCATTCCAGTTGTCAGAGCCAAACTGGGAA TTCACTTCGGAACAAGAAAAGGATGGCAGGATTCCTTTCCTTGATACCTGTGTGAGTATTAACCAAGATGGTTCTACCAAGATCTCCGTGTACCGCAAACCTACGCACACGGACCAGTACCTAAACTTCCAGTCAAACCATCATCTACAACACAAAAGAGCTGTGGTTAACACCCTTATGTTGAGAGCTCAGACCTTGGTTACGGAAAACGAGGACAGAACTAGAGAAACACAGCATGTCAAGCAAGCTCTAAAAATGAATAACTATCCAGAATGGATGCTAACAATACCACATCCAAAATCTACAACAGAAGATACCGAAGAGCCTCAAAACGAGAAGAAAATCTATGCATCAACGCCATACATCAAAGGTATCTCGGAACGCCTGCAAAGAGCGTTCAAGTCACACGATGTTACACTTATTCATAAACCCGTCAATTCTTTAAGATCACAATTGGTACGTGTCAAGGACACAACTGTCAATCTCAAGAAATGCGGTACTGTGTACCAGATCCATTGTGAGAAGTGTAACAAGGAGTACGTTGGCGAAACGGCCCGCGCTCTGGAAATCAGAGTGAAAGAACACCAATCAAGAAGTTCATCAGCTGTTCACGAGCATTGTCGCCTAGAGGGCCACTCGGTGGACCCAAATAAGACAAAAGTACTATCAACCGAAGTTAACACCTTCAAACGCAGGATAAAAGAAGCTATTCAAATTAAACTTACGAAACCGGCGTTAAACAGAGACAATGGTTACGAATTAGCAGCTATCTATGACACAATTCTAACCCCCAAGAGGCGTTAA
- the LOC131787571 gene encoding methyltransferase-like protein 27, translating to MDENQLKAVLTKYFGEKTGNVTRETSKDELKCIYDERSGTYDQEILAVGAAFHKPLAKCLHNALKEVLKDKPKDQIKIMDAGAGTGLIGPVELKKLDYTNLCALDISPGMLNEAKKKNVYNELICAPLSGHQIPQIKSGQFDALISGGALHEGRVSSSAFVEMIRMVRANGLLCFNIWEGQLGDYQEMMRQLEKDGKWICLSRETLPLFTAVDMPKECLGFVYKVLKN from the exons ATGGATGAAAATCAGTTAAAAGCCGTCTTAACAAAGtattttggagaaaaaacaggaaatgtAACGAGAGAAACATCCAAAGATGAACTCAAATGTATCTATGATGAACGGTCAGGAACTTATGACCAG GAAATATTAGCAGTTGGTGCTGCTTTTCACAAGCCACTCGCCAAATGTTTGCATAATGCCCTAAAGGAAGTTCTGAAAGACAAACCAAAGGATCAGATCAAAATTATGGACGCTGGAGCTGGGACGGGGCTGATAGGCCCGGTGGAGCTCAAGAAACTGGATTACACGAACCTATGTGCTCTTGACATCTCACCTGGCATGTTAAACgaagcaaagaagaaaaatgtttacaacGAATTAATCTGCGCGCCTTTGAGCGGGCACCAGATACCTCAGATTAAATCAGGGCAATTCGATGCCTTGATTTCTGGTGGGGCACTCCATGAAGGACGTGTCAGTTCATCTGCTTTCGTGGAGATGATCAGAATGGTTCGAGCTA ATGGCCTCCTCTGTTTCAACATTTGGGAAGGTCAGTTAGGAGACTATCAAGAAATGATGAGGCAGCTGGAGAAAGATGGGAAATGGATCTGCTTGTCCAGAGAAACTTTACCTCTCTTTACAGCCGTGGACATGCCCAAAGAATGCTTGGGCTTCGTttacaaagttttgaaaaattaa